The Aquincola tertiaricarbonis genomic sequence GCGCAGGCTGCGGCCGTAGAGCGTGTCCCACTCGGCCACCACGGCGATGTGCTGCGGCGCGTCGGGCTGCGTGGGCGCCGTGAGCGAGCACAGCTTGCGGCGGTAGGCCTGCAGTGCCTCGCCGGTGATGTCCGGTGGTGTGCTGGCGGGCCGCAGGCCGCGCAGGCTCAGCTCATCGACCAGCGCTCGCGCCAGCCGCGTGTCATCACCGCTGGTGCGCAGCAGGCGGATGCCACGCGCCTGCATGAAGGCCGCCAGCGTCATGCCCGTGGGCGCGTTGTGCGGCGCCAGCAGCAGCCGGTCGGCCACCGTGGCCATCGGCGACAGGAACTCGATATCCAGTCCCTTGAACATGGCGCGGTCAAAGCCCTCGCTGGCCGCTTCTTCGACCATCGCACGCAAACCGCCGGAGCTCACCGGGCCGACGACCTGCCAGCGCAGGCGGTCGCGCAGCGCTTCGGCGCCCAGGCCCCTCATCAGCCGCTTCATGCGGCCGAAGGGGTTGAGGCTGAAGGCATCGTCGTCCAGCCACAGCACCAGCACCCGGCACTTGTCGCAGGCGGGCGTGCCGTCCGGCGCCGGTTCGAACCATTCATAGGGCACCGTCTGCGGCAGGTGGCGCGGCACAGCCTTGTTGTCGTCGGGGCTGAAGTAGCCCAGGTGCTCGCCGTTGAAAGGGACGAACCCACCCGTGTTCAGGCCCGACAGCACCGCATAGCGCAGCCGCCGCCGGCCTTCCACCGCTTCGGCATACGGGCCGCCCGGCAGCATCACTGGCAGCACCGTGATCTGTTGAAGCGCCTGCTTCCCGCCCGGCTTCAGCCGCCACGTGATCTCGCCGACCAGGATCTTTCGGCGCCGCTCGTCCTCGGCGGCCAGCTGTTGCGGTTTCATCACGCGGGCCGCCTGCTCGCGCTGTCGGGCCACGGCGCCGAAGGGGTCCTGCCACAGGCGGGCGTCCACGTCCTGCGGCTCGTAGCGCTGCTCGGTGCGCGGCTCATTGGCCGCGGGCCGGGTGCTTTGCAAGGACACCTCGTTGAGCACGAAGGCCCCGGTGGCCAGCACCAGCAGGGCCACCAGCCCGTTGCCCGACCAGCCGGCAAACCCGGCGTTCCCCTGTCCACTCATGACGACTGCCCCCGTTGGCCAGAAGGTAGGCGGTCATCTGCGGGATGGCCTCCTTCTCTTGGGGGAGCTCAGGCGAGGGGGCCAGCGCTGCAGGCGCCTACGATCCACCTTCCATGAAGCGCGTGCCGCGCAGCATGCCGCGGCCCTCGGCATTGCGCAGCTCCAGCAGGCCGTCGGGCCGCACACGGGCGGTGCGCGCCGCTTCCAGCGCGGTGAGGATGCGGTCTTCCTGCTCCATCGCCATCGGGCCGCAGGCGCGTCGGGTGGTCACCACCGGGCCCACGGCCAGGCGGTCGCCTTGCAGGGTGTAGGACGCACTCAGGCTGTTGCAGCTGGTGTGGCCCACCAGCGTGCCATCGGGCCGAAAGTCCAGCCGTGCCTGGCTGCGGTCGATCAGCGGCTCGGTCATGGCCTGGTCCACCCGCCACAGGCCCGCCACGCTGAGCGTGGGCGATGTGGGCGATGTGGGCGGCGTGCCGGCGCAGCCGGCCAGCAGCAGCAACGCGAAGGGGAGGGCGCGGGAAGCGATCGGCATGCAAGGTCTCCTGCGGCGGCACGGCATGGGCGCCGCTTGTGGGCCGGTTTATAGCCGGATACTGCGCGCACCGCGCCGCCGGCGTGGGCAAGGAGCCTGGGCTTTGGAACTGCGTCAGCTGCGTTACTTCGTGCGTGTGGTGGAACTGGGCAGCATGGGGCGGGCCGCGCAGGAGATGGGCGTGGTGACCTCGGCGCTCAGCCAGCAGATCAGCCGGCTGGAAGGTGAGCTGGCCACGCGGCTGTTGCAGCGCGACGCCCGCGGCGCTCGCGCCACCGATGCAGGCATGGCCTTCTACCAGCAGGCGCAGCTGGCGCTTCGCCATGCCGACGATGCGGTGCGGGCCGCGCAGCAGGCCCGCTTGTCGGGCCATGTGAGCGTGGGGCTGGCGCCTTCCACCTCGGCGGTGCTGGCGCTGCCCTTCATGCAGGCCATGCGCGCGCGCTACCCCGATGTGCGGCTGCGCATGGTCGAGAGCCTGTCGGGCCATCTGGCCGGCATGCTCACCGCCCGACAGCTGGACCTGGCGGTGCTGTTTGATGCTGGCGAGTCCGGTGGCCATGCCAGCGTGCCGCTGCTGGAAGAGCGTCTCTTCGTGCTGGGCCTGCGTGGCCTGACGGGCCTGCCCACCGCCGCGCGGGTGCGGCTGGCCGAGCTGCGCCACTTGCCGCTGCTGCTGCCCAGCCACCGGCACGGCCTGCGTGCCACGGTGGACGCGGCCTTCCGCCGCTCACGCGGCCAGCCCAACCTGGTGCTGGAAGTGGACGGCCTGGCGGTGTTGATGGATGCGGTGTGCGCCGGCCTGGCCGCCACCATCCAGCCCGGCGCCGCCACCGCCCGGCTGGCGGGCAGCGACATCGTGCGCGCGGAGATCACCGACCGCGGTGCCCGCCGCATCAACCGCCTGGCCGCGCTGCCCGAAGACGAGCTGTCGCCGGCCGCGCTGGCGGCGCGGGTGGTGCTGCGCGATGTGGCGCGGGCGCTGGTGCAGGGTGGGCAATGGCCTGGCGTCACCCTTCACGAAGCGTGAACACCTGTTGCTCGCGGGCCGTCTAGCGGCGGGGCAGGGCGGCTCCTAGAGTGCCGCCCATGCCTTCAACGCAGACCCCGGACATCCCCGACGTGCTCGTCATCGGCGGCGGCAATGCCGCGCTGTGCGCCGCGCTGATGGCGCGCGAAGCCGGTGCCAGCGTGCAGCTGCTCGAAGCCTCGCCGCGCGAATGGCGCGGCGGCAACTCGCAGCATGTGCGCAACCTGCGCTGCATGCACGATGCGCCGCAGGACGTGCTGGTGGAGGCCTACACCGAAGAGGAGTTCTGGCAGGACCTGCTCAAGGTGACGGGCGGCCGCACCGACGAGGCGCTGGCCCGGCTGGTGATCCGCGCCAGCGCCACCTGCCGGCCCTGGATGCGCCGGCACGGGGTGCACTTCCAGCCATCGCTGTCGGGGGCGTTGCACACCGCGCGCACCAATGCGTTTTTCATGGGCGGCGGCAAGGCGCTGGTCAATGCC encodes the following:
- a CDS encoding META domain-containing protein, producing the protein MPIASRALPFALLLLAGCAGTPPTSPTSPTLSVAGLWRVDQAMTEPLIDRSQARLDFRPDGTLVGHTSCNSLSASYTLQGDRLAVGPVVTTRRACGPMAMEQEDRILTALEAARTARVRPDGLLELRNAEGRGMLRGTRFMEGGS
- a CDS encoding LysR family transcriptional regulator, coding for MELRQLRYFVRVVELGSMGRAAQEMGVVTSALSQQISRLEGELATRLLQRDARGARATDAGMAFYQQAQLALRHADDAVRAAQQARLSGHVSVGLAPSTSAVLALPFMQAMRARYPDVRLRMVESLSGHLAGMLTARQLDLAVLFDAGESGGHASVPLLEERLFVLGLRGLTGLPTAARVRLAELRHLPLLLPSHRHGLRATVDAAFRRSRGQPNLVLEVDGLAVLMDAVCAGLAATIQPGAATARLAGSDIVRAEITDRGARRINRLAALPEDELSPAALAARVVLRDVARALVQGGQWPGVTLHEA